The genomic interval CATTTCGCGCAGGCCCTCGTGCGGGAGATCCGTGTGGGTTTGCGTGCCCATTTCCTGCGCCTCGCCCCGAGCGTTGTTGGGTAGATCCGGCTGCGGATCTCGTGCTCGGGCTTGTAGATCGCGCGGGGATGGCCTTAGGGCTCCGTGGCTGTTCGGTTTGGGAGCTGGATCTGGTGCCTTGTGGGTAGATCTATCTAGCTGCACTAGCGATCGGAAGCTGATGTGTCTCATCTGCGTTGGTTTGGATTTGTGTTTGTTGTTGAAGGCGAAGGCGATCGGAAGAGATGGGGCTCACGTTCACCAAGCTGTTCAGCCGGCTCTTCGCCAAGAAGGAGATGCGGATCCTGATGGTGgggctcgacgccgccggaaAGACCACCATCCTCTACAAGCTCAAGCTGGGGGAGATCGTCACCACCATCCCTACCATCGGTGAGCACCGTGCTGCATGTGCACTGCATCTCCATTCGTATCTTATGTATGAAATTCTGGTGTAGCATATCACCCGATGGTTAGCACAACGGTATTATTGCCACCTAGCTTGGGTAAAAAATAGACCAAATAACAAGCAGAATATAGATATCCATAATGGATCcttgttttatcatgtaaggTTGAATTAGATGCATGCAGTTCCAATTTTACGTGGGATTCGGATATAGTTTTCCTTGTCATGGCCCATGTTGTGGCGGTAACATTTAAGCGTCACCTATAATACTTCTACTTGCATAACATGAAATATCTGTAACCAATGCATTTCTTATTGACCATGTAGGCCAAATTTGGTTGTAAGCAAGAAATCATTAGTATCCGGTGGTTATGCTCATTCAGTTATATTTGCAGCTGATACATTTATATGATAGATTTACTCATTTATGATAGATGTATGTGCACAGACAAGAACCACACTAGCCAAAATTAGCCAGATATGTTATCACAAAGGAGTAAAACTAATGAATATCCTAAATTGTATTTGTCGATGAATAATGACAACCTGCAGATACTTGCCTTTTTCCTCTTTATTGATTTTACTCAAAATACAGGATTCAATGTTGAAACTGTGGAGTACAAGAACATCAGCTTCACTGTTTGGGATGTGGGGGGTCAGGACAAGGTATGTGGCAAAATGACGAGCATGTTATCTGCAACTATTATGTCTCATATTTTGCACTGTCTAGCCCATTCATCTAAAAACTCTGCGAGATATTGCTGATTTTCTGAAGGACAActttatattgtttagcatatAATTTCCTTCATGTAGTTTATAGCCTTCGTTCTTTCATGAAAGTTTGCACTACTTTCTCTAAACCATGTCTTGCTCCTGCCTTTGATGACAACAGATCAGACCTCTGTGGAGGCATTATTTCCAGAACACCCAGGGTCTCATCTTTGTTGTGGACAGCAATGATAGGGACCGTGTTGTTGAAGCCAGGGATGAGCTTCACAGGATGCTGAATGAGGTAAATTCTTTTGTGATGTATTATTGTCTAATTAGCATATGGTAACCTGAAGcttaatatttaatcatgAAATTACAGCTTTGAAACATTCACAGCATATTGTTTTGACTTCTTTATAATTACTGTTAGGAGCAGTCGTTTACTTTCTCACATTGTTTATTAGCTAAGATTAAACCCTATGGTCTGGAATTGTGCTTTGCTTATGGAAAATTGTCTTTATGAGTTCTTACCATTCACATTGCACTGATTGCAGGATGAGTTACGTGATGCTGTGCTGCTTGTCTTCGCTAACAAGCAAGATCTGCCAAATGCTATGAATGCTGCTGAGATCACTGATAAGCTTGGACTGCACTCCCTTCGCCAGCGACACTGGTATTtatgcacattttttttgctactgttcctttttgtaaaataagatGTCAGAACAGCTTATCACTGCCAACTTCATTAGCTTATTTCCACCCAAACTACCCTATGAGATGCAGCCATGATTAATGTTTTCTATTAACAAGAAATGTTTTTTCCGAcctttggtttggttttgcTAGCAGCGCTTTAGACTTAACTTCTTATCTTGCTGACAGGTACATCCAGAGCACCTGTGCTACAACAGGTGAGGGATTGTATGAGGGCCTGGACTGGCTGTCCAGCAACATTGCCAGCAAGGTACgaggaatttaatttttttaatagaaaacaTTCGTCATATTTATTCTTACCATATCAAAGAAAGGGATGGACTAGTAACACAGATTCCACGGAATTAACACcattttttggttcatttgcTTATCACGTGCGTTTTACGACCTTGCAGGCCTAAATTTTAACAAGAGTTGCATAAGCTAGGGGGAGCTTTGGATGGAACAATGGGTATTTAGGGCCGTGGTTGCTATTCCCAGTATGTAAGGTGTAACTCCGAGCTCAATAGTTATTGAGCTTTGGTTATGATTTCACGTTTAAATGGTTTACTGTACTTTGAGCCTTAAATATGTTTCTGAATCAAACAGCTATTAAATTGAGTTCTTGAATTATTTGTGGTTTGGATGATTACTCGTCTGCCGTAGCACAGTACGTGCTACGTACATACTATGTTGCTCTAGCACGTCACGTATCGCAAATCACAACGCTAATTGGAATGTCAGCTCTTACGTTTGACTTCCAGCTGTACTCACGTTCTCATAGTTTGCATCGTCACTAAATCCTTGTCAACCACCTAGCGGACGATTAACATGTACATATTTCAATTAACATTTCACTAGAACGAACGAGTTACATATAGGAAAGGAATAGGACGGGTTTGTGTAAGCTTAGGAAGCGAGAAGACGTGCATGGCAGAACGAGGCTACCGAGCAATACGGGCAAACATAGAAAGAAGGCCATGTTACACTGTCACCAACGCAACAGCGGATGCGCAAGAATCAGATAATATCAAACACAGAAGCACACCAATTCAGTCCAGCAGCAACCCATCGTTAACGCACACAAAACTAATCATGGCAGGATAGATGCAGCCTCATTGCTAACAACGAATGGGTTCTGCCGCTTCATTGCTAACAACGAATGGGTTCTGCCAGGGAAATCCTACTTCTCTAAGACATGTGTTAATGCCAACTGGGGTCTAGTGTTTTGTctaaacatgtgttaatgccAACTGGGGTCTGGGGTTCTGTCTAAATCAGCAGTGTGCTTCCGCGTGGCATGAATCTTGCGTGATCACCGAGCCGCACCAAAATTTGCATCCCTGACCTGCGCTCGATCAGCAGGCCTTCAATAGATGACTACATTCGCCTCGCCTAGGCTGCGATTTGATCCTCCGGGTCctgctcttcttcctcttctgctGCTGATATTAGCGAGGCTGACTGGATCTTCCCACCATGCTCTAGCCTCATTAGAATGACTCCCCTGAAGTGGAGCGTAATCCAGTTGCACGATCAGAAATaggaaaacataaatatagcaGGTTTGCATGACCAAAAAAAGATGATGAAACTGAAGAATGCTTCAAACAACCAAGCTAGTTTGCTTTTGAAACACAAGGAAAAGGTAAAATGCTTTGCAGGTAGaggtcattataatttttgttgaAAACAGTGTTCATCGCGCACACGTGACACAAACACAAAGATATTACCTTGCGGAACGAGACTGGATGGATACATCTTTAACCTTGATTCTGTTTGCAGTGCCACTCTGGCTAACTAAAACCACCTGTTCGTCACTTTGACCATCATCTATTATTAAAAGCATTGACAAGCAAACAGCATGTTAAATACAGCTTGTCCATGGTGGAGCGACAAATGAAAGcaaaaaatgtataaaaaaaggCTACCAGTCAGTGAGAACCCAACAACAAATACAGCAGCTAAGCTGCATTCTGGTGGAAGCTGCAAAGCAAACAGCACACTGTCAAGTACTCCAAAATCAGTTGCATAATTTAACATGTGTCTGAAGGTACTTTGCAGATACAAGCACATGCCTATACTTTTTGAATGACATAAGAAGCTGTAAGTTGCAAGGTGTACATTACCATTTTAGTAAGAGCTCACAAAGTATTCTGTGAAAGACAACAGTACTGATGGGTAGTTTGAACTCTAATGTTATAAACAAAGATTGTATCAAcacaagagagaagaaaaatctatTATACCTTGTAGCCTTGCATGCCTATTCTGTTGAAATTTGATCGCCGGAATGCATTTAGAGGCACACGCTTCCCCATACCATTATCAGCTATGAAAAGCAGCCAGGGAGGACTCAAATCTCTGACTCTAGAAAAAGCATTCATAATTCAAAGATAATTTGGTCAGTACTTTGGTGAAGGAACTACCCAAACCGTGAAGATACACATACCACACTGgcatgattaatttttgtcAAGCAAGAGAATTTCCAAATGCTGGTCTTAGTTGACAAGTACTTTGGCAGCAAACAATTGCTTCGTCAATTAAATTTTCGCAAGGCATGACATGAATGATGGGCATTGTTCAAGCATAtgctaaattattttagttcaGGCATATATCTTAACTGCACACAGTTTATCAAACTAAACTTCtttcataaaaatacaatCAGTTCTATTAAATCCATCTGTCTGAAGTTGCTAAGTACTAATACAACCTGCTATTGTAAGTTTCAGGCATGTTGTGTGATGTTGCTGGAATTATATCCATGGATGCCATCTTGTCGCCTTCTCTTAGCTTCATTGCCATGACACCCCTTGTTTTCCTTCCAAGTGAGCGAAGCTGGGATGCAGAATAAGGATAAATATAAAGAATGGCTGTGGTGGAACAAATACAAAAGCTAAGCAGATAGATTCTCCACTTTCACAACCCCTATTTTGGTCACTCGGTTTATGAAAAAAAGGGACGGAGAGCTCACAACTCATGAACCCACAAAATGCATATAAGGATGAATGCACTTCTAGCCTACCTTGTTGCATGAGTTAACTATAACCATCCCATTTTGTGAAGCCAAAGCAACAAGGTCATCATTCCCACAACGACGAACCCACTTCAGTTCATCACCAGGAACCTAAGAAGTTAATATATTACAGTGTTTATCAAAACTGAAAACACCAATATGGCAATCTGATGTGGAAAAGATGCAAACACATGAGAGTACCAGTTGTATTGAAATGATCCCAGAAGTCCTGATTGCTGAGAAAGCATTAAGAGGAACTTTCTTGATATAACCGTTAACGGTCAGCATCATTAGATACTGATCTTCACCAAATTCACTTACAGGTATGATGGAGGTTATTCTCTCCCCGTCGGACAAAGAAAGTAGCTGAACAAtgttaaaatcaaaataatgaTTAGTATCATCTGGTAAGTTGCATCAGTATAGCAAATTAGCATCTATCAATATACCTGTACTAGTGGAGTGCCAGCAGCAATTCTTGTGCATTCAGGTATCTTATAAGCACGTGCTGAGTATACTATTCCCTTGTCACTGAATCAAATGACATCCAACACCATTCAAATACATGAGAGCATAAGAAAACACAATGTAACATCCGAACAAGCGAtataaaattcttaaaatgCAAGTATTTGAGAGTTTCAACATAATCTTGGATCAACAGACTGAAATTTATGTAGGTTGACTTATTTAGCTGTCACTACAACTGAGCTGCAGGAAACTTATTAGGATTAACTTTCAGTGGATCTTAAGAATTTACTGTTACATAATTCCACTAGAGCTGATAATATATTGCCCCCATTTCAGAATGTAAGGTGTTTTATACTTGTCCTAAGTCAAATTTATCTAACTTTGACCAGGACAACCagctttatagaaaaatacacCAACATCTACAGCATCAAGTTAGTATCACTAAAATCTACTATAAAATGTATCTTAATAGTGTATTTGTTTGGTATTTTAGatgatgatttattttttgataaacttGGTAAAATTCAGAGAAGTTTGACTtagaacaaaactaaaactccTTACATtctgaaacagagggagtagcgACTACCGGGCTTATCTAGTGAGAACTGATTTTTAATCTTGACTTAATTCACTTACATTCACCTTCCAGGTAAACAAGAAATATTGACATAGAATCACCACCATTGTAATATGCTAGAATGATCAGAAGGCAGACTGCATACCTGAAATAAAGGACATGATCGTGTGTTTGGCAGGCAATGAAATCAGATGTACTGTCATTCATTCGCATCTTTCCAACAGATTTTCCGATTGTTCCCCGGTGTTGTAAATTGAAGGTATTGGGTTTCATACGCTTAACATAGCCCTTCTCACTAAGAATCTTCAGATGCCATATGTTGTCAGGTGAATAgttgtgaaaagaaaaaggtaccAGAAGCACATGAACACAGAAACATCCCTCACCAAAAGCATTTCCTCATTAGGAATAATATCAAGATCATCAACTTCAATGCTTGCTGAATCTTCTATGAAAGAACGCCGTGGAGTAGTAAACTTGTTCTTTAAATCGGTTGCTTCTTGTACAATAAGCTGAAACACAAGGAAGCGTTAATATATGGCAATGGAATAAGATATTAAGCCAGAGTGCACATTAGCTCATTAATGACAAAGAAACTGCTAAGCTTATATAGTATTCTTTTTACCACTTGGGAAAAAGGTTAAAGACCATGCCTACTATTATAAAGAGAGAATATGTCTATCTAGTTGTCCTTCATGAGACCTTAAATAAAGATCGTATATTAATTTTCAGCTCCCAAATAATCATATCTAATCATAAACCAGATATAACCGACACCTGACTGGCATCATGCATATTTAAGGCTTCTCGGCAACTGAACAATTTAACTCCATCAATAAGTgcaattattattttctaaaaattatacaGGTAATGCATTTATGTACCCATCACATGCATGGGTGATTGGCTAGCTAACAGAAAAGCAAATATTTCTTTATGAGATAAAACCAGATGTGCTATTGAATAATGAAATATTGTGTAAGTTGTATTTGCACAAACAAAGATCAAACCAGTCAAAATTCAAAGCTTAGCAAAGATATAATGTTTTCACCAATGATTCATTTCAAAAGTAATGCAACGATAGCATGGAAGGACCATAAACAGACCAGCACAACACAGATTACACAGTGGGAGCAAATGACAAGAGGTCAAAGCAAACCACTCAGTTAAAAGGGGAATTCCACATTAACTACTacctctatcccaaaataagtgtACTTTGAACTAGAAGGGTGCACTCattatgggatggagggaaTAGTAAACTTGACTGAGTGATCAGTATGgaacatatataattgattaGTTAACAAAACACAATGAATCAATGAAGATACATATACACTTCGTGCATAAGAGGGGGTAGTCAGGTAGATGCCACATGAATAGAGagcaaacaaaaggaaaatgagCTGAAATCACAAAGTCTTAAAATGTCTGACCTGAAAAATAAGCTTCTTGCTAGACAGGAGCTCATTTAACTTGGAGATTTCCTCTGACAAAGAATTTGCTTCATCAATAAATTTTTTCCTCTGCAATAATTAGGGGCCCGTTAAGCTCCTCTAAGTAGGGAAAACGGGAAATGGATTTGGCTAACTGTATACAATACTGAAATACAAAAGAGAAACCTCAAGGGATGTAAGTTTCCTTAGTGTTATATCCAACAGGGCTTCTGCTTGCTTGTCAGACAGACCAAATTCTGCACAATTTAGTACAGCGTAAGATGTATGAACTAGATCCGTCTCAATTTATTAAATGTCTGGCAATAAGAATTTCTATGCGGTCATTGTTCCTTCACttctaaataaaatcacaAGTGATTTGCAACTGCTACTAGGCAAGAACAGACATTCGTTTCACCAAAAGAATATCTGTACTGTGGTTAAATCATATAAACCCACAGAAACAGAACCAGAAGACATTACCCTTGATTAAAGATtctgttgccattgcatgattCGATGTTCCTCTTATTATTTGGATAACAGAATCCAAATTGTCAAGACCAACAACAATGCCCTgcagaaagaagaaaattagTCATCGACCCTTCAAACCCCAAGCAAGTTAAGAGATCCAAACCTATTTACCTCAACGATATGTTTTCTTTCCAGGGCATGTGAAAGCTTAAATCTTGCACGCCTTTCAATAACAGAACATCTGAAGTCAATGAATGCCTAATGCAAAAGTTCAAAGGGAAATTAGATCCAAACCTCATGGGCAGACAAATCATTTAGGGCAGTAATTAGTGAAAGTTGCATAAAGAAACATGTCGCCGTGTCTGAAGAGGATAATCTCAGTACAataccaaatatatatgtgcattgGACAAAATCAACCTTAGCATTCAGCTCTCCATCAGTACAGCCACGCCAAgtgaaattaactaattatgtCCTTTCATCTAGTAAAAAACATTGCAGTAGACTGTGTGGTGTGCAGGTCAGCAGGTGTGAAGTGGGATAGGATGATGAATTGCAACTTGAGAGGGAAACAACATATACGCTAGAACTGAATGGTAGGGACACTGATAGAGATCCATATCAGGGTAGATGAACATAACAACACCTGAATAATTTCCTTTAGTCCCATCAATTTTGGCTGCCCATCAAGGATActgaaaaatcaagaaaaaatatgcatgaATTTGAATACAGGTAAACTAAACCAGCTCTCTGGAAATGGTGGCAACAAAGAAAGTAGACGGTATAATCACGTCTATAGTGGCCTCAACAAACCAAGTTTGCAAACTCAAACATGTAAACAGATAGACCAAGATATGCACAGGGATGAAATAAATGCTTGAATTGACA from Oryza brachyantha chromosome 3, ObraRS2, whole genome shotgun sequence carries:
- the LOC102703382 gene encoding ADP-ribosylation factor 1-like, translated to MGLTFTKLFSRLFAKKEMRILMVGLDAAGKTTILYKLKLGEIVTTIPTIGFNVETVEYKNISFTVWDVGGQDKIRPLWRHYFQNTQGLIFVVDSNDRDRVVEARDELHRMLNEDELRDAVLLVFANKQDLPNAMNAAEITDKLGLHSLRQRHWYIQSTCATTGEGLYEGLDWLSSNIASKA
- the LOC102709264 gene encoding probable DNA gyrase subunit A, chloroplastic/mitochondrial, which gives rise to MALSAALRLPLPRLLLGPTASLLAAASRRRTAVVAVPAARLLSSSSSSSSSSSRTVNPTRAARDERAAAGEDGVAVKERVVPVELHKEATEAYMAYAMSVLLGRALPDVRDGLKPVHRRILYAMHEMGLASRRPFRKCARVVGEVLGKFHPHGDSAVYDSLVRMAQDFSMRYPLVQGHGNFGSIDADPPAAMRYTECRLDSLTEAMFLTDLELNTVDFTPNFDNSQKEPSLLPARVPSLLLNGSSGIAVGMATNIPPHNLGELVDVLSVMIENPEATLQELLECMPGPDFPTGGTIVGNQGILEAYKTGRGRVVVRGKTDIETIDVKSKRSAIIIKEIPYQTNKATLVERIAELAEEKVLEGISDIRDESDRSGMRVVIELKRGADPAIVLNNLYRHTALQSSFSCNMVAILDGQPKLMGLKEIIQAFIDFRCSVIERRARFKLSHALERKHIVEGIVVGLDNLDSVIQIIRGTSNHAMATESLIKEFGLSDKQAEALLDITLRKLTSLERKKFIDEANSLSEEISKLNELLSSKKLIFQLIVQEATDLKNKFTTPRRSFIEDSASIEVDDLDIIPNEEMLLILSEKGYVKRMKPNTFNLQHRGTIGKSVGKMRMNDSTSDFIACQTHDHVLYFSDKGIVYSARAYKIPECTRIAAGTPLVQLLSLSDGERITSIIPVSEFGEDQYLMMLTVNGYIKKVPLNAFSAIRTSGIISIQLVPGDELKWVRRCGNDDLVALASQNGMVIVNSCNKLRSLGRKTRGVMAMKLREGDKMASMDIIPATSHNMPETYNSRVRDLSPPWLLFIADNGMGKRVPLNAFRRSNFNRIGMQGYKLPPECSLAAVFVVGFSLTDDGQSDEQVVLVSQSGTANRIKVKDVSIQSRSARGVILMRLEHGGKIQSASLISAAEEEEEQDPEDQIAA